From Pseudomonas sp. G.S.17, the proteins below share one genomic window:
- a CDS encoding LysR substrate-binding domain-containing protein has protein sequence MGVREIEVFRMVMNAGSTSKAAHLLGISQPAVSQAIRKLEANAGLELFNRVRGRLVPTREAQALMIDVDKFFVGMEVIEHRLKSLKQFGMDRLVIATHPALGNAFIPRALAGFSLNERDLRISLRVLSSREVHQDVSSGQCDFGLMADEMTVAGLEHSPFLDSPGVMVMPAGHVLASKRVIHPEDLSGHDFLALNPEDSSRVRLETALHSSAIRLNIRVETPYAHTVCEMALRGIGIGLANPVSVVDYLDRGLVIRPFALDIRFNSLLLFRPGNPLAENARKLISALRIQLAKDLKSVENHMKK, from the coding sequence GTGGGTGTTCGTGAGATCGAGGTGTTCCGCATGGTGATGAACGCCGGCAGCACCAGTAAAGCTGCGCATCTGTTGGGTATTTCCCAGCCTGCGGTCAGCCAGGCAATTCGCAAACTGGAAGCCAATGCGGGCCTTGAGTTGTTCAACCGGGTTCGGGGCAGATTAGTGCCGACCCGAGAAGCCCAGGCACTGATGATTGATGTCGATAAGTTCTTCGTAGGTATGGAAGTCATTGAACACCGCTTGAAGAGTCTCAAGCAGTTCGGCATGGACCGGCTGGTTATCGCCACACACCCAGCTCTTGGCAATGCCTTTATCCCGCGAGCGTTAGCAGGTTTTTCGCTGAATGAGCGTGACCTGAGGATTTCTCTCAGAGTACTCAGTTCACGCGAAGTCCACCAAGACGTGTCTTCTGGGCAATGCGACTTCGGATTGATGGCCGATGAAATGACCGTGGCGGGACTGGAACACTCTCCCTTCCTGGATTCCCCGGGGGTTATGGTCATGCCCGCCGGTCATGTATTGGCAAGCAAACGTGTCATTCATCCAGAAGACCTTAGCGGTCACGACTTTTTAGCACTTAACCCTGAAGACAGCAGCCGGGTGCGGTTGGAGACGGCTCTGCACTCAAGTGCGATACGGCTCAACATCCGGGTTGAGACCCCTTATGCGCATACCGTATGCGAAATGGCCCTACGTGGGATTGGGATAGGCTTGGCAAATCCGGTATCAGTAGTTGATTACCTGGACAGGGGGTTAGTGATCAGGCCGTTCGCGCTGGATATTCGCTTCAATAGTTTGTTGTTGTTCAGGCCGGGAAATCCCCTAGCTGAAAATGCGAGAAAGTTGATTTCCGCTTTACGCATTCAGCTAGCAAAGGATCTGAAAAGTGTTGAAAACCATATGAAGAAATAA
- a CDS encoding amidohydrolase family protein, which produces MKLIGIEEHFLTVEIRDAWHSLQLEALDPSVAFHSGAIEGRLLDLAEKRLVLMDETGLDVQVLSLTTPGLHDFGAESVAIARRANDLLAEAVARHPTRFQALATLPVTMPEEAAQELDRCVRTLGFKGTMLCGRVGVRNLDHPDLMPIFYCAHTLRVPILLHPRVPAVAVRDAYYSGFEPQVDAAFATYGLGWHYDAGIQFVRLILSGLFDRLPDLQVILGHWGELVVFYAERLAAMDGVSGLAHSMSTYLRRNLYLTASGMFLPHYLARAREVVGEDRLLFSTDFPYQYRPGGDARRFLENCGLTASAQAKFAHGNWTRLTGSTPDSND; this is translated from the coding sequence ATGAAGCTGATTGGAATAGAAGAGCACTTCCTGACTGTCGAAATACGCGATGCCTGGCATTCACTCCAACTGGAGGCCCTCGATCCGAGCGTGGCGTTTCATTCGGGGGCAATCGAGGGCCGCCTCTTGGATTTAGCTGAAAAGCGCCTCGTGCTGATGGACGAAACCGGCCTGGACGTTCAAGTTTTGTCGCTGACTACGCCTGGGCTACATGATTTCGGCGCTGAGAGCGTCGCGATTGCACGACGCGCGAATGATCTATTGGCCGAAGCCGTCGCACGACATCCCACACGGTTTCAAGCATTAGCGACCCTCCCTGTCACTATGCCGGAGGAAGCGGCGCAGGAGCTGGATCGGTGTGTCAGGACGCTGGGTTTCAAGGGTACGATGTTGTGCGGCAGGGTGGGGGTTCGCAACCTTGACCATCCAGACCTTATGCCTATCTTTTACTGCGCGCATACGCTGAGAGTGCCGATCCTGCTTCATCCTCGCGTCCCGGCAGTGGCCGTCAGAGACGCTTACTATTCGGGGTTTGAACCTCAAGTCGATGCCGCCTTTGCGACTTATGGGCTGGGTTGGCACTATGATGCCGGGATACAATTTGTCAGGCTTATTCTCTCTGGTTTATTTGATCGGTTACCTGACCTTCAGGTGATTCTGGGGCACTGGGGTGAGTTGGTGGTGTTCTACGCAGAGCGACTGGCGGCGATGGATGGCGTTAGTGGATTGGCTCATTCGATGTCCACTTACTTGCGCAGAAATTTATACCTGACCGCCAGCGGCATGTTCCTTCCGCATTACTTGGCGCGAGCCCGTGAGGTTGTTGGAGAGGATCGTCTGTTGTTTTCAACTGACTTTCCATATCAGTACCGCCCTGGCGGCGATGCCAGACGTTTCCTGGAAAATTGCGGACTCACTGCCAGCGCCCAGGCAAAATTTGCTCATGGCAACTGGACAAGACTCACCGGCAGTACCCCAGACAGCAATGATTGA
- a CDS encoding LysR substrate-binding domain-containing protein, with the protein MRDQVHELTRDARAILRPQVSDVDMASVEGTFTIRASQSFMEWLSGPVVKAVLEVAPRICLRFEGKPNNDAQPLRDGSVDLEIGRIGTSAPEIRTRALFHDHYVGVARIGHPILENKQVTLEQFAACNHVVALQEGDAIRSLTGALERIDLTRNVTVVVPGYPDAMRIARQSELIAIVPGSCLVDPASVNGCSTLGNFNLPSPVATFKISALWHPRMDADPVHRRLRDIIISTCHAVYSHEPLSKPEY; encoded by the coding sequence ATGCGTGATCAGGTTCACGAGTTGACCCGTGATGCCAGGGCCATTTTGCGACCGCAGGTCAGTGACGTTGACATGGCATCGGTCGAGGGTACGTTCACCATTCGTGCCAGCCAGTCATTTATGGAGTGGCTTTCTGGCCCGGTGGTGAAGGCCGTTCTTGAAGTGGCTCCACGCATCTGTCTGCGTTTCGAGGGGAAACCTAACAACGACGCACAACCGCTTCGTGACGGTTCAGTCGACCTGGAGATCGGTCGGATCGGAACGTCCGCCCCCGAGATTCGCACCCGCGCCCTTTTCCACGATCACTACGTCGGCGTGGCGCGGATCGGTCATCCGATTCTGGAAAACAAGCAGGTCACCCTAGAGCAGTTTGCCGCCTGCAATCACGTCGTCGCGTTGCAGGAAGGGGACGCGATCAGGTCGCTCACTGGCGCACTGGAGCGCATCGATTTGACGCGAAACGTCACGGTCGTGGTACCCGGATATCCAGACGCGATGAGGATTGCACGCCAATCAGAGCTGATCGCTATCGTGCCTGGATCCTGCCTGGTTGATCCTGCTTCAGTGAATGGCTGTTCGACCTTGGGCAACTTCAATCTCCCGTCGCCTGTTGCGACCTTCAAGATATCGGCACTTTGGCATCCCCGCATGGACGCTGACCCTGTCCACCGCAGGCTGAGGGATATCATCATTTCGACGTGCCATGCGGTGTATTCACATGAGCCTCTATCAAAACCTGAATACTGA
- a CDS encoding abortive infection family protein, producing the protein MYGTGHGKDGQHRGLQPRHARLAVAAAVAFIDFVSETHRYREASEPQR; encoded by the coding sequence TTGTACGGTACCGGACATGGCAAGGACGGCCAACATCGCGGGCTGCAGCCCAGGCATGCTCGGCTTGCGGTTGCCGCAGCAGTGGCATTTATCGATTTCGTGTCGGAAACTCATCGATACCGAGAGGCTTCCGAGCCGCAGAGGTAA
- a CDS encoding SDR family oxidoreductase, whose protein sequence is MSTNELTTPPCTLLIIGASRGIGHAMAAEFLKRGWNVVGTTRGTATQLHDLAAEHKGRVEIESLDITQPDEIEALRGRLATRSFDMLFVNAGTANHNQDETIAEVATDDFVRVMITNALSPMRVIEGLQSLVPASGLIGIMSSGQGSVSNNEKGGHEVYRGSKAALNMYVRSYAARHAEDPRALVLLAPGWIRTALGGPNAPFGLEETVPKIVSTLLSQQGKQGLRYIDREGKTVPW, encoded by the coding sequence ATGTCCACAAATGAATTAACCACCCCGCCTTGTACACTCCTCATCATCGGCGCATCACGCGGCATTGGCCATGCCATGGCTGCTGAGTTCCTGAAGAGAGGCTGGAACGTAGTCGGTACGACCCGAGGTACTGCCACGCAGTTGCATGACTTGGCCGCTGAACACAAAGGCCGTGTCGAGATCGAGTCTCTGGACATCACCCAACCCGACGAAATTGAAGCGCTAAGGGGACGTCTTGCCACAAGAAGCTTCGATATGCTCTTCGTCAATGCGGGCACTGCCAATCACAACCAGGACGAAACGATTGCAGAAGTGGCAACGGACGATTTTGTTCGCGTCATGATTACCAATGCACTGAGTCCAATGCGTGTGATCGAAGGCCTGCAATCCTTGGTACCTGCAAGCGGGCTGATCGGCATCATGTCGTCGGGACAAGGTAGCGTGAGTAATAACGAGAAAGGAGGCCACGAGGTTTATCGCGGGAGCAAGGCAGCATTGAACATGTATGTGCGCAGTTATGCTGCACGGCACGCCGAAGACCCTCGGGCCTTGGTGTTATTGGCGCCAGGCTGGATCCGTACAGCACTCGGAGGGCCAAACGCGCCATTCGGCCTGGAGGAAACCGTCCCGAAAATCGTCAGCACGCTGCTCTCACAGCAAGGCAAGCAAGGGCTGCGGTATATCGACCGGGAAGGTAAAACCGTCCCATGGTGA
- a CDS encoding transporter substrate-binding domain-containing protein codes for MSLGTVVSVASAQPADDTLKQLQAKGVVKVATTLTSRPWSYLNDQNEPDGYDVAVATEIFKRLGVVRVEIIADKFANFVESLTTAKYDLVVSGMANTPDRAKKVDFTVPYSVQDFRIWVSTSNQDIHDIPSLSGKSVGVSSGTSNELWAHRKLKESEIRGYEGGGLLFSDLSTRRLDSVIASFFVGEKTRTAGNLPIKAVGDPVTYSLGAIIVPRSNDSLREAIDVAIGNMIQDGTLQSIGQRYLGENYDLVGNMAKANADW; via the coding sequence TTGAGCTTGGGGACCGTCGTATCGGTCGCGAGTGCACAGCCAGCCGACGACACACTCAAGCAGCTTCAGGCCAAAGGTGTGGTGAAAGTCGCTACCACGCTTACCAGTCGGCCGTGGAGCTATCTCAACGATCAGAATGAACCAGACGGTTACGATGTAGCGGTTGCCACGGAAATCTTCAAACGCCTCGGCGTTGTCAGGGTCGAGATCATCGCCGACAAGTTTGCAAACTTTGTCGAAAGCCTGACCACTGCGAAATACGATCTGGTCGTCAGCGGCATGGCCAACACCCCGGACCGGGCCAAAAAAGTCGATTTTACCGTTCCGTACAGCGTTCAGGATTTCCGTATATGGGTGAGCACTAGCAATCAGGATATCCATGACATTCCCAGCCTCAGCGGCAAAAGCGTAGGTGTCAGTTCCGGCACGTCCAACGAACTGTGGGCTCATCGTAAGTTGAAAGAGTCCGAGATACGCGGTTATGAAGGTGGCGGACTGCTTTTCAGCGACTTGTCCACCCGTCGCCTGGATTCGGTGATCGCCTCTTTCTTCGTCGGGGAAAAGACTCGCACTGCAGGTAATCTTCCGATCAAGGCGGTGGGTGATCCGGTGACCTATTCGCTCGGCGCGATCATCGTCCCCAGGAGTAATGACAGTCTGCGCGAGGCTATTGACGTGGCAATCGGCAACATGATCCAGGACGGCACGTTGCAAAGCATCGGCCAACGCTATCTGGGCGAAAACTACGACCTGGTCGGCAACATGGCCAAAGCAAACGCTGACTGGTAA
- a CDS encoding antitoxin Xre/MbcA/ParS toxin-binding domain-containing protein has product MFAEVLGESAYGVYRSKLELLLQIPVHATGQQIHHAIETGFPASTVQTLCDIGSLDSQSRDTILPLETLRSRLARGQRLTVAESDRLFRICHILATMAALFAGNDDKSERWLKQPHVRLSGKCPLALLSTTVGTSMVEELLIQATEGFNF; this is encoded by the coding sequence ATGTTTGCAGAGGTCTTGGGCGAGTCAGCGTATGGTGTCTACAGGAGCAAGCTAGAACTGCTTCTGCAAATCCCTGTCCACGCGACCGGTCAACAGATTCACCATGCGATTGAAACCGGGTTCCCTGCCTCCACTGTTCAAACCTTATGTGATATTGGTTCATTAGATTCACAGTCACGGGACACAATTCTCCCTCTCGAAACCCTTCGGTCGAGATTGGCTCGCGGTCAGCGGCTGACGGTAGCTGAGAGCGATCGTTTATTCCGTATATGCCATATACTTGCGACTATGGCAGCGTTGTTCGCCGGAAATGATGATAAATCAGAGCGTTGGCTAAAACAGCCTCACGTTCGCCTATCCGGAAAGTGCCCGCTTGCCTTGCTCTCTACTACGGTAGGCACCAGCATGGTTGAAGAGCTGCTGATCCAGGCAACTGAGGGGTTTAATTTCTGA
- a CDS encoding LysR family transcriptional regulator, with amino-acid sequence MSDTDLNLLLALDMLLAECSVTLAAQRLSLSTSAMSRTLTRLRAYVR; translated from the coding sequence ATGAGCGACACTGATCTGAATCTTCTCCTGGCCCTTGATATGTTGCTTGCCGAATGCAGCGTAACCCTTGCTGCACAACGGTTGAGTCTCAGTACCTCGGCCATGAGTCGCACGCTTACGCGCTTACGCGCTTACGTGCGGTAA
- a CDS encoding DUF2946 family protein — MNFFRPPRFSVAWILYAVVLFNGLACSIGHGQMMAAFASDAVASASHGGDGMSDMHGGHHEMHRPMPASTKKIDMSGSMNAQSGDCSFAGTLTLAMIFFVVLGWLIRTRSSRMILPDHWLSEPSRHSFPGLNPQAP, encoded by the coding sequence ATGAATTTTTTCCGACCCCCTCGCTTTTCCGTTGCCTGGATACTGTACGCAGTCGTCCTGTTCAATGGTCTCGCGTGCAGTATCGGTCATGGTCAGATGATGGCCGCTTTCGCTAGTGACGCTGTGGCATCGGCTTCCCATGGCGGCGACGGGATGTCCGACATGCATGGGGGACATCACGAGATGCACAGGCCCATGCCAGCATCTACCAAAAAAATAGATATGTCAGGAAGCATGAATGCGCAGTCGGGTGACTGTTCGTTCGCTGGGACGCTAACGCTGGCGATGATTTTCTTCGTGGTATTGGGTTGGTTGATTCGGACCCGAAGTTCGCGCATGATTTTGCCCGATCACTGGCTCAGCGAGCCATCACGCCACTCCTTTCCGGGACTCAATCCACAGGCTCCCTAG
- a CDS encoding aminotransferase class V-fold PLP-dependent enzyme has translation MKVNDQAGNPYASLSPSVWRGSTVVFDTFEDFVGRKNRQPDGYSYGITGTPTARALERRIAAMEGAHHCVVMPSGASALITTVMAFVRGGDHLLISESCYGSLKTFGRLWLAKMGVEVEFYPPTIDAGIEALIRPNTRMICIEAPGTVTMEMQDIDAITTIAKRRGVLTMMDNTWASPLFFKAIDHGVDFVVQAATKYFGGHSDVLMGTVSLNDLDNYAVLRETQSTFGQATSPEDCFLVERGLQTYELRLREQSRKALNVARWLETQPLVKQVLFPALESNPGHRIWREQFQGSGSLLSVVLQTPPDEATFGVFFNALKHFPIGASWGGTHSLIAYYPASQQTSRLYSPTNQSIIRISIGLEDEAMLISDLAQALDAYGKAL, from the coding sequence ATGAAAGTAAATGATCAAGCGGGCAACCCTTATGCGAGCCTCTCCCCCTCAGTCTGGCGCGGTTCGACTGTTGTTTTCGACACTTTCGAAGATTTCGTCGGCCGTAAAAACCGCCAGCCTGACGGCTACAGCTATGGGATTACTGGCACCCCGACCGCGCGTGCCTTGGAAAGACGCATTGCCGCAATGGAAGGAGCCCACCATTGCGTGGTGATGCCTTCGGGCGCGTCGGCTTTGATTACTACCGTCATGGCATTTGTCCGTGGTGGTGACCATCTGCTGATCTCCGAATCCTGCTACGGCTCGCTGAAAACATTCGGCCGGTTGTGGTTGGCGAAGATGGGCGTGGAGGTGGAGTTTTATCCGCCAACCATCGATGCTGGCATTGAGGCACTGATCCGTCCAAACACTAGGATGATCTGTATTGAAGCTCCGGGCACTGTGACCATGGAGATGCAGGACATCGACGCGATCACCACCATCGCCAAGCGCCGTGGCGTGCTGACCATGATGGACAATACCTGGGCCAGCCCACTGTTTTTCAAAGCCATAGACCACGGTGTGGACTTCGTAGTCCAGGCCGCGACCAAATACTTCGGCGGTCACTCTGACGTATTGATGGGCACTGTTAGCCTTAATGACCTGGATAACTATGCCGTGCTACGTGAAACGCAGAGCACCTTCGGCCAGGCAACCAGCCCCGAGGACTGCTTTCTGGTCGAGCGCGGCCTGCAAACCTACGAGCTTCGTCTGCGCGAGCAAAGTCGCAAAGCTCTCAATGTTGCCCGCTGGCTGGAAACGCAGCCCTTGGTCAAACAGGTGTTGTTCCCGGCGCTGGAAAGCAACCCCGGCCACCGTATCTGGCGCGAGCAATTTCAGGGCAGCGGCAGCTTGTTGTCTGTCGTGCTGCAGACCCCGCCAGATGAGGCAACCTTTGGTGTGTTCTTCAACGCTCTTAAACATTTCCCCATCGGCGCCAGCTGGGGGGGGACTCACAGCTTGATCGCTTACTACCCGGCTTCACAGCAAACATCCCGACTTTATTCGCCCACCAACCAGTCGATCATCCGCATATCCATCGGTCTAGAAGACGAGGCCATGCTGATCAGCGATCTGGCACAGGCGCTTGACGCATACGGTAAAGCGCTCTGA
- a CDS encoding amino acid ABC transporter permease, which translates to MWDLFLRSLPLLEKAIVMTLGLGLGAFVLGCILGMLIALLRLSKIRVFRILAFSYVSLFRGTPLLVQILLIYFGLPHYGIVLSPIPSALLALTLFSAAYLSEIFRAGINSVDPGQWEASQSMSMGYWTCLRRIILPQALRIATPPLGSRMIALIKDTSLASTITVMELTRVAEQVGAATFRYMEMFLMVGLMYWLINQILTVLQTWLEGRWTRHMR; encoded by the coding sequence ATGTGGGATTTGTTCCTACGTTCGTTACCCCTGCTCGAAAAAGCCATTGTAATGACCTTGGGGCTCGGCCTTGGGGCATTCGTCCTCGGCTGCATCCTTGGGATGCTGATTGCCCTGCTGCGCCTCTCCAAAATCCGCGTGTTCAGGATACTAGCGTTCTCATATGTTTCGCTGTTCCGCGGGACGCCGTTGCTGGTGCAAATCCTGCTGATTTATTTCGGACTGCCCCATTACGGCATCGTGCTCTCGCCCATCCCCTCGGCACTTCTGGCATTGACGCTGTTTTCGGCGGCTTATTTGAGTGAAATTTTCAGAGCCGGCATCAATTCCGTCGACCCAGGCCAATGGGAAGCGTCGCAGTCAATGAGCATGGGTTACTGGACCTGCCTGCGCCGCATCATTTTGCCCCAGGCGCTGCGCATTGCGACGCCGCCTTTGGGCAGCCGAATGATCGCCTTGATCAAGGACACGTCGCTGGCGTCGACTATCACGGTTATGGAGTTGACTCGCGTTGCCGAGCAAGTGGGTGCGGCCACTTTCCGTTACATGGAAATGTTCCTGATGGTGGGGCTCATGTATTGGCTGATCAATCAGATCCTGACCGTTCTGCAAACCTGGCTGGAAGGCCGTTGGACGAGGCACATGCGATGA
- a CDS encoding amino acid ABC transporter ATP-binding protein has translation MSITKVRVSGLSKSFGELTVLKGVDLEVKAGEVVVILGPSGSGKTTLLRSLNLLEMPDAGVLEICGHRVEIPVDGRFDRPARKQVELLRQKTAMVFQAFNLFPHMTALQNVIEGLISVRKVPRAQAVERGQQLLASVGLSEKADSYPAKLSGGQKQRVAIARGLAMNPEVIFFDEPTSALDPELRDEVLNVMRDLANAGMTMLVVTHELRFAREAADRVVFMENGAIIKDCPTEEFFGENSGERIQQFMRRY, from the coding sequence ATGAGTATTACCAAAGTGCGCGTGAGCGGCTTGAGCAAGTCTTTCGGTGAACTGACCGTGCTCAAAGGTGTAGATCTTGAGGTCAAGGCCGGTGAGGTCGTGGTCATCCTGGGCCCTTCCGGGTCTGGGAAGACGACCTTGCTACGCTCGCTGAATTTGCTGGAAATGCCGGATGCAGGTGTTCTGGAAATCTGCGGGCATCGGGTCGAGATTCCTGTAGACGGCCGCTTCGATCGCCCGGCACGCAAGCAGGTTGAACTCCTGCGTCAAAAGACCGCAATGGTTTTTCAGGCGTTCAACCTGTTCCCGCATATGACGGCTTTGCAAAACGTGATTGAAGGCTTGATCAGCGTGCGCAAGGTGCCACGCGCTCAAGCCGTCGAACGAGGCCAGCAGTTGCTGGCGTCCGTGGGTTTGTCTGAAAAAGCAGACAGCTACCCGGCAAAGCTTTCCGGCGGACAAAAACAACGCGTTGCCATTGCCCGTGGGCTGGCAATGAACCCAGAAGTCATATTCTTCGATGAGCCTACCTCCGCCCTGGACCCTGAGCTTCGCGACGAAGTCCTTAACGTGATGCGTGATTTGGCAAACGCGGGAATGACCATGCTGGTCGTCACGCATGAGCTGCGCTTTGCCCGAGAAGCAGCGGATCGGGTGGTCTTCATGGAGAACGGCGCGATTATTAAAGATTGCCCAACGGAAGAGTTTTTCGGCGAGAACAGTGGTGAACGTATCCAGCAATTCATGCGGCGTTATTGA
- a CDS encoding transporter substrate-binding domain-containing protein — protein sequence MKQNGILFALTLVTAFGACAGANADDSLQTLRDRGVIRVANTQASPPWSYLGDDNLPAGYDVAIAKEVAKRIGVAKVEFIADSFKNFVEGLKADKYDLVMNDVTPTEERKKQVDFASPYGVEQFYIFVREDNKAINSIKDMPSRSIGVTSGTSNESWARKHMTSSDIRTYENGGLLFNDLAIGRVEGVLSSLFGGEKYKKTNNLPIKSVGAPLTYQLSAPVLAKGRESLRDAVGKAIDDMVKDGTVDAYSKQWIGADYHMTQGIQAALLELTEE from the coding sequence ATGAAACAGAACGGCATTCTTTTCGCATTGACTCTAGTTACTGCATTCGGCGCTTGCGCCGGCGCTAATGCAGATGACTCTCTTCAAACCCTACGTGATCGGGGCGTGATCCGTGTCGCTAACACCCAGGCGAGCCCACCCTGGAGTTACCTAGGCGATGACAACTTACCCGCTGGTTACGACGTCGCCATCGCCAAGGAAGTTGCCAAGCGCATTGGTGTGGCTAAAGTCGAGTTTATCGCTGACAGCTTCAAAAACTTCGTCGAAGGTCTGAAAGCTGACAAATACGATCTGGTGATGAACGACGTAACGCCCACCGAAGAGCGCAAAAAGCAGGTCGACTTCGCCAGCCCGTATGGCGTTGAACAGTTCTATATCTTTGTGCGTGAGGACAACAAGGCGATCAACAGCATCAAGGACATGCCAAGTCGTTCCATTGGTGTGACCTCCGGCACCAGCAACGAGTCGTGGGCGCGCAAGCACATGACTAGTTCGGACATCCGGACCTATGAAAATGGTGGCCTACTCTTCAATGATTTGGCCATCGGCCGGGTGGAAGGTGTGCTTTCATCGTTGTTTGGCGGTGAGAAGTACAAGAAAACCAACAATCTGCCCATCAAGTCGGTAGGAGCGCCCTTGACCTATCAGCTCTCTGCGCCGGTGCTGGCAAAAGGTCGGGAAAGCTTGCGCGACGCCGTTGGCAAGGCCATCGACGACATGGTCAAGGATGGCACTGTGGACGCGTACTCCAAACAGTGGATCGGTGCTGATTACCACATGACTCAGGGTATTCAGGCTGCACTGTTAGAACTGACCGAGGAATAA
- a CDS encoding succinylglutamate desuccinylase/aspartoacylase family protein has translation MLHTIKSEIDLDAPGKHVGYLRLPHSVHRSAYGWLPIPIASIKRGEGPVFIVSAGSHGDEYEGQIIASSLMRDISPDMVNGQIIILPMLNFPAADAGTRTSPLDDGNLNRLFPGVQSGTPTQVIAHFVEHILLAKADYIVDLHSGGSSLLYDGANMMALEPRDAEEEARVIGLLKAFGLPRAFLYQPNSVNITAAARRQNALCFLTELGGAGNVDKAILQQGRQGLLHLMGFTGVLSGSLVPESAPAEPQLMSIDRLTHYAYANHRGIWEPLAQLGDEVQAGQPAALIHFPDEPLREPQVVTFDGSGQVICKRATARVKRGDCLFQLAAKRLGLLDI, from the coding sequence ATGCTGCACACTATTAAAAGTGAAATAGACCTGGACGCTCCAGGCAAGCATGTCGGCTACCTGCGCCTGCCCCATTCGGTACACCGTTCTGCCTACGGCTGGCTGCCGATTCCGATTGCGTCGATCAAGCGCGGTGAGGGACCGGTGTTCATCGTTTCTGCTGGAAGTCACGGCGATGAATACGAAGGTCAAATCATTGCCAGTTCGCTGATGAGGGATATTTCCCCTGACATGGTCAACGGACAAATCATCATCCTGCCAATGCTGAATTTTCCAGCAGCGGATGCTGGCACGCGCACGTCTCCACTGGATGACGGCAACCTCAACCGCCTGTTCCCCGGCGTGCAGTCTGGGACTCCAACCCAAGTCATTGCGCACTTCGTCGAGCATATTTTACTGGCCAAGGCGGATTACATCGTCGACCTGCACTCGGGGGGCTCTTCGCTGCTTTACGACGGTGCAAACATGATGGCGTTGGAGCCACGGGACGCAGAAGAGGAAGCCCGAGTCATCGGGCTTTTGAAAGCATTCGGCTTACCACGAGCGTTTTTGTATCAGCCCAACTCGGTGAATATCACGGCCGCCGCCCGCCGCCAGAACGCGCTGTGTTTTCTGACCGAACTGGGCGGTGCTGGCAACGTTGACAAAGCAATCCTTCAGCAGGGACGCCAAGGCTTGTTGCACCTGATGGGATTTACCGGAGTGCTGAGCGGTTCGCTTGTTCCTGAATCCGCCCCGGCAGAGCCACAACTGATGAGCATAGATCGGCTAACTCATTATGCCTATGCCAACCATCGCGGTATTTGGGAGCCATTGGCGCAGTTGGGCGATGAAGTGCAAGCCGGACAGCCGGCGGCGCTGATTCACTTTCCTGACGAGCCGTTGCGCGAACCGCAGGTCGTAACATTCGATGGTAGCGGCCAGGTCATTTGCAAACGGGCGACAGCCCGGGTCAAACGCGGCGACTGCCTCTTCCAACTAGCGGCCAAGCGACTCGGATTACTGGATATCTGA